In Candidatus Binatia bacterium, the genomic stretch ACGCCATCGTCGCATGGAAGAAGAAGTTCGGCAGCGCGACGTGCACCAGGTAGTCGTCGCCGCGGAGCCACTTCCCCCCGAGCCACGGCGGAGACACCTTCCGCTCCGCGGCTTCCTCCAAGTCCTTCGGCTGGACGGTCTCGAGGAAGCTGAGGCACTTCTGGATCCGCTGCCGCAGCTCGGCGAAGGTCTGCTCCGTGTCCGGGTGGGACGGCGCCTGCTTGCCGCCGAGGTACGCGGCCGCGTACTTCGCCTGGTCGCAGGCGGACTGCACCTGGCGGACGAACGCAAACTGATCCGGCGCCAGGCGGGCCTGGGCGAGGACATCGACCTCGAAGGATTTGGCCTTCGCGTGCGCGGTGGCCTTGTCCATCCACCGCTCGAGATTCTGCAGGGTCTTGGCGAACAGGCGGATTGCATCGTTGTGGTTCATGTGAGCCTCCTTTCGTGACCGCCGGACGATAGCCCACGGCGTACCTTCAAGCGACCCCCGAGGTACCCGCGAGGCGCCGGAGAGCCGCGTGCGGAAATCGT encodes the following:
- a CDS encoding DUF1993 domain-containing protein, which produces MNHNDAIRLFAKTLQNLERWMDKATAHAKAKSFEVDVLAQARLAPDQFAFVRQVQSACDQAKYAAAYLGGKQAPSHPDTEQTFAELRQRIQKCLSFLETVQPKDLEEAAERKVSPPWLGGKWLRGDDYLVHVALPNFFFHATMAYAILRHNGVDLGKMDYIGSIPTQER